A region from the Arthrobacter roseus genome encodes:
- a CDS encoding type II toxin-antitoxin system HipA family toxin, translating to MSSKSLEDLRFVAAADVYKAGQIAGKLQRTSTGAVEFRYSPDYEGAPVASTLPIDETIHWSGVGLPTFFVGLLPEGHRLTVLRRATKTSMDDELTLLLAVGADTPGDVQVVPAGQTPNPQDALAATGPSDLDFATLANVPDRHAIPGVQSKASATMLTTPLAGRGLRSILKLDPPNHPHLVLNEALHLEAARSLKIPVANAAVVRDRNRLPGLLIERFDRVNDGDRWQSLSMEDAAQAMDLLPAAKYSVDAEKVVASLVSLVRAKPVAVRNLYLQFVFAWLTGNGDLHAKNVSVLADKLGNFTVSPVYDIPCTLLYRDETMALPVAGRTNRIRARHWAEFADAIGLPQKAARSANRLAMKAAGFVDLSSLPFEGSPLNGAQRELRHRRAQLDG from the coding sequence ATGTCCTCAAAAAGTCTTGAGGACTTGCGGTTTGTGGCAGCCGCAGACGTTTACAAAGCTGGACAGATAGCAGGCAAACTACAGCGTACGTCCACCGGGGCCGTCGAATTCCGATACTCGCCCGACTATGAGGGTGCTCCAGTGGCTTCGACTCTGCCGATCGACGAAACAATCCACTGGTCCGGCGTCGGGCTGCCGACGTTCTTCGTTGGGTTGCTGCCCGAGGGGCATCGCCTGACGGTATTGCGCCGAGCGACCAAGACGAGCATGGACGATGAACTGACCCTGCTTTTGGCTGTAGGCGCCGATACGCCAGGGGATGTGCAGGTTGTACCTGCGGGCCAGACGCCGAATCCTCAGGACGCACTTGCTGCCACTGGTCCGTCCGACCTCGACTTTGCGACTCTGGCTAACGTCCCAGACCGTCATGCCATACCCGGCGTCCAGTCCAAGGCGAGCGCAACAATGTTGACCACTCCCTTGGCGGGCCGCGGGCTGCGTTCTATCCTCAAGCTCGACCCTCCAAACCACCCCCACCTCGTGCTCAATGAGGCACTCCATTTGGAGGCGGCCAGATCATTGAAGATTCCGGTAGCGAACGCAGCTGTAGTTCGAGACCGAAATAGACTCCCGGGGCTCCTGATCGAACGGTTCGATCGCGTGAATGACGGCGACAGGTGGCAGAGCCTGAGCATGGAGGATGCCGCGCAGGCCATGGACCTGTTGCCTGCAGCGAAGTATTCCGTCGACGCCGAAAAAGTAGTCGCATCTCTCGTGTCCCTTGTGAGAGCCAAACCCGTGGCGGTGCGGAACTTATACCTGCAGTTCGTGTTTGCCTGGTTGACGGGCAATGGAGACTTGCACGCAAAGAATGTCTCGGTCCTAGCGGACAAGTTGGGCAATTTCACTGTTTCCCCCGTTTACGACATTCCCTGTACCTTGCTCTATAGGGACGAAACCATGGCGTTGCCCGTGGCAGGCCGTACAAACAGGATCCGCGCGCGTCACTGGGCCGAATTCGCGGACGCCATTGGCCTACCGCAAAAGGCAGCACGAAGCGCCAACAGGCTTGCCATGAAGGCCGCTGGATTCGTGGACCTTTCATCGCTTCCGTTTGAAGGCTCACCGTTGAATGGGGCGCAGCGAGAACTCCGGCACCGCCGGGCGCAGCTCGATGGGTAG
- a CDS encoding DUF6541 family protein, with protein MTSAYQAIPALLVALAILVIPGTAVMVVLRVRGLTAVALTPAMSISIVGVSAVVGPLIGLRWSWLVVAVGLAVVLIALLVLRRLAPVLANAVASTKVEAGPLKWALAGVTVAAVAITARFLLAIDNPEQFTQNYDTVFHLNSVRYILEEGNASSWFVNEFTRPDAGAPAFYPAVWQGLVSLLIQLTGISIPVATNVMWLAGAAVVWPLSAVFLTRILVGARPVVLAAAGVLSAAFAAFPLLLLQYGTVYPNGLSTSLLPIGVALTLVILKQGRESPLPPVAAWLLLVLYLPSQVLSQPNGIFSIAFLLTPLLLILLVRWLRAGFDVSNSNGRRRILLALVIAAVGSVLFFTNPTIQALATWANPQTMPFIEALWRAAANFPVPAWTPAIVLTALVLGGLILLGKRDGRGWLTVTWVMVVIVYGLAIGSANSVGNALISPWYGNPDRLASIMPVIGVPLAAVGIEWLVNAAHRKSGWAVLKNNAPFMAMAAAVVVAAASPPLWQLNARTAMAFTIPTTPDESKQLDTDELALLVRLDELAPEDAVLANNPWNGSALAVALADRDVLYPYMTMTAMGADRTLLSKRLDDVGTSSRVCDAAQRVGVTHLLDFGDDLISASENEGARAYPGIDGAAESGAFELIAAEGHAKLYRLKDCD; from the coding sequence ATGACCTCCGCGTACCAAGCCATCCCCGCGTTACTGGTGGCATTGGCAATTCTGGTCATTCCAGGCACAGCTGTCATGGTCGTCCTGCGGGTCCGCGGCCTCACGGCGGTGGCGCTCACCCCGGCGATGTCGATTTCGATCGTGGGCGTCAGCGCCGTCGTCGGGCCCCTGATCGGTCTGCGATGGAGCTGGCTGGTGGTCGCCGTCGGGCTGGCCGTAGTGCTCATAGCGCTACTGGTCCTGCGACGGCTGGCGCCGGTCCTGGCCAACGCCGTCGCGAGTACCAAGGTAGAGGCGGGCCCCCTGAAGTGGGCTCTCGCAGGAGTGACGGTTGCGGCCGTGGCGATCACGGCACGGTTCCTGCTCGCCATCGACAATCCCGAGCAGTTTACGCAGAACTACGACACCGTCTTCCACCTGAACTCCGTCCGCTACATTCTCGAGGAGGGGAACGCGTCGTCGTGGTTCGTCAACGAATTCACACGGCCCGACGCTGGTGCGCCAGCGTTCTACCCCGCTGTCTGGCAGGGCCTCGTCAGCCTCCTCATTCAGCTCACCGGCATCAGCATCCCCGTGGCAACCAACGTGATGTGGTTGGCGGGAGCCGCCGTCGTCTGGCCGCTCAGCGCCGTCTTCCTCACCCGCATTCTGGTCGGTGCGCGCCCCGTTGTCCTTGCGGCAGCCGGGGTCCTGAGCGCAGCCTTCGCCGCGTTCCCCTTACTGCTCCTTCAGTACGGCACGGTCTATCCCAACGGGCTGTCAACGTCGCTGCTGCCCATCGGCGTCGCGCTGACCCTGGTGATCCTCAAACAGGGCCGCGAAAGTCCACTGCCCCCTGTCGCCGCCTGGTTGCTGCTGGTCCTTTACCTTCCCTCGCAGGTGCTCTCGCAACCCAACGGCATCTTCTCCATCGCGTTTCTCTTGACTCCGCTGCTGCTGATTCTGTTGGTGCGCTGGCTTCGCGCCGGTTTCGACGTATCCAACAGCAACGGTCGACGCCGGATCCTCCTGGCTCTTGTGATCGCAGCTGTCGGCTCAGTCCTGTTCTTCACGAACCCCACGATTCAAGCATTGGCAACCTGGGCGAATCCGCAGACCATGCCGTTCATCGAGGCACTCTGGCGTGCGGCAGCGAACTTCCCAGTGCCTGCGTGGACGCCAGCCATTGTCCTCACAGCGCTGGTGCTCGGCGGGCTCATCCTGCTCGGCAAACGCGACGGTAGGGGGTGGCTCACCGTCACATGGGTCATGGTGGTCATCGTTTATGGGCTGGCGATCGGATCCGCTAACTCAGTGGGCAACGCACTCATCTCTCCCTGGTACGGCAACCCAGACCGGTTGGCGTCGATCATGCCCGTCATCGGCGTCCCCCTCGCCGCTGTCGGGATCGAATGGCTCGTCAACGCAGCCCACCGCAAATCCGGTTGGGCCGTGTTGAAGAACAACGCGCCGTTCATGGCTATGGCCGCCGCCGTCGTCGTCGCGGCGGCCAGTCCACCGCTGTGGCAACTCAACGCGCGCACCGCCATGGCGTTCACGATCCCCACGACACCCGATGAATCCAAGCAGCTGGACACCGACGAACTTGCGCTACTGGTTCGGCTGGACGAACTAGCCCCCGAAGACGCGGTGCTGGCAAACAACCCGTGGAACGGCTCCGCGCTGGCCGTCGCGCTCGCAGACCGCGACGTCCTGTATCCGTACATGACCATGACCGCGATGGGTGCGGACCGCACGCTGTTGAGTAAACGACTCGACGACGTCGGGACCTCCTCCCGCGTTTGCGACGCAGCTCAGCGGGTAGGTGTGACCCATCTGCTGGACTTTGGCGATGACCTCATCTCTGCCTCCGAAAATGAGGGGGCCCGTGCTTATCCTGGGATTGACGGCGCGGCCGAATCGGGGGCGTTTGAGCTCATCGCTGCTGAAGGACACGCGAAGCTGTACCGGCTGAAGGACTGCGACTAG
- a CDS encoding bile acid:sodium symporter: MERHQIALYFTAIAAGGVIGWFVPGAQGPLANVITPALGLLLYATFLGVPFVKIGAAIHDGRFMAAILVLNFLMVPAVVFGLSRFVADDVALLTGVLLVLLTPCIDYVIVFSGLAGGATDRLLAAAPILMLTQMVLLPVYLLMSMGPNLVTSIEPKPFIEALVFLIIVPLALAAVTQRWARRAGTGRTIMSFIQGLMVPLMMLTLAAVVGSQIADIGAQIGSLTRVVPVYIAFLVLMVPLGLWASRIAGLNAASATSVVFSGATRNSLVVLPLALALPESLSLVPLVVVTQTIVELIAMVIFVRLIPRLVSRSRAR; this comes from the coding sequence GTGGAGCGTCACCAGATCGCCCTGTATTTCACGGCCATCGCTGCCGGAGGAGTCATAGGGTGGTTTGTGCCCGGAGCACAGGGCCCACTGGCAAACGTGATCACCCCCGCTCTGGGACTGCTGCTTTACGCAACGTTCCTCGGTGTTCCCTTCGTGAAGATCGGCGCCGCCATTCACGACGGACGTTTCATGGCAGCCATACTGGTGCTGAACTTCCTCATGGTGCCTGCCGTCGTGTTCGGTCTATCCCGCTTTGTCGCCGATGACGTTGCGCTCCTGACGGGCGTGCTGCTGGTGCTGCTGACGCCGTGTATTGACTACGTAATCGTCTTCTCCGGACTGGCCGGTGGAGCCACTGACCGGCTGTTGGCGGCAGCTCCGATCCTCATGCTGACCCAGATGGTCCTCCTACCGGTGTATTTGCTGATGTCCATGGGACCGAATCTTGTGACATCGATCGAGCCGAAACCGTTCATCGAAGCACTCGTTTTTCTGATCATCGTTCCCTTGGCACTGGCTGCTGTAACGCAGCGGTGGGCGCGCAGAGCAGGCACAGGGCGGACCATCATGTCGTTCATACAAGGCCTCATGGTCCCTCTCATGATGCTCACACTGGCCGCCGTCGTCGGTTCCCAGATAGCAGACATCGGTGCGCAGATTGGATCGCTGACGCGCGTTGTCCCGGTCTACATCGCTTTTCTAGTGCTGATGGTTCCGCTCGGGTTATGGGCATCGCGGATAGCTGGCCTGAACGCCGCCAGCGCGACGTCAGTCGTCTTCAGCGGAGCAACGCGCAACTCCCTCGTGGTGCTGCCGCTGGCTCTTGCGCTTCCGGAGTCGCTGAGCCTGGTGCCACTGGTGGTCGTCACGCAGACCATCGTGGAACTCATAGCCATGGTCATCTTCGTGAGGTTGATCCCGCGGCTGGTCTCCCGAAGTAGGGCCCGTTAG
- a CDS encoding group III truncated hemoglobin gives MDTALHDLKDRDDVYELVSEFYRRAFADPLLGPVFIDVARMDLAKHMPIMCDFWETVLFRAGLYKRNALQQHLDLNEKTPLGAEHFNRWLSLWTTNVDEHWSGPKAELAKIQAQRIAQSIHRRLQGRSGSDFETIGHRRD, from the coding sequence ATGGATACCGCCCTGCATGATCTCAAGGATCGCGACGACGTCTATGAGCTGGTCAGCGAGTTCTATCGGAGGGCTTTCGCGGACCCACTCTTAGGCCCTGTTTTCATTGACGTGGCTCGGATGGATCTGGCCAAACACATGCCGATCATGTGTGATTTCTGGGAAACCGTACTCTTCCGTGCGGGTCTGTATAAACGCAATGCTCTGCAGCAGCACCTGGACCTAAACGAAAAGACGCCGCTGGGGGCCGAACACTTCAACCGTTGGCTCAGCCTCTGGACCACGAATGTCGACGAGCACTGGTCGGGACCAAAAGCGGAGTTGGCCAAGATTCAAGCTCAGCGTATTGCCCAGTCCATCCACCGCCGGTTACAGGGGCGTTCGGGGAGCGATTTTGAAACGATCGGCCATCGCCGCGACTAA
- a CDS encoding SRPBCC family protein, which translates to MDRILAVSDSVVIAVDPASVYAAVSDVTRMGEWSSENTGATVTGGRTGAQVGLEFEGTNKRGGVGWVTRCTVTVADPGERFAFRVEAIGVRVPRIRGRVASWDYLFEAADGGTLVTETWTDNRRWPRLLVRAFDWAATGGSTFAEFQKGNIRRTLKKLKTVMEAG; encoded by the coding sequence ATGGACCGAATTTTGGCTGTCTCAGACAGCGTTGTTATCGCGGTGGACCCCGCATCCGTCTATGCAGCAGTCAGTGATGTGACGCGCATGGGCGAATGGAGTTCTGAGAACACGGGTGCGACCGTCACTGGCGGGCGCACCGGGGCCCAAGTGGGCCTTGAGTTCGAGGGCACCAATAAGCGCGGAGGAGTCGGCTGGGTGACCCGTTGCACAGTGACGGTTGCTGATCCCGGCGAGCGCTTTGCTTTCCGGGTCGAGGCGATTGGCGTGCGGGTTCCGCGGATCCGCGGCCGGGTTGCTTCGTGGGATTACCTCTTTGAGGCAGCCGACGGCGGCACACTGGTCACGGAAACGTGGACTGACAACCGGCGCTGGCCACGGTTGCTCGTCCGGGCTTTCGACTGGGCTGCGACCGGAGGCAGTACCTTCGCGGAGTTTCAGAAGGGCAACATCCGGCGCACTTTGAAGAAGCTGAAGACCGTGATGGAAGCGGGATAG
- a CDS encoding lipid II:glycine glycyltransferase FemX → MKLRSATLQEAQQWDRHILTNPDGGDLLQSTFFAQQKRANGWVPRYMVYEAEHSIYALFLVKKVYGLGQLWYSPKGPGTPDGGLLKDIEGANADYARRHKDIFLFTMEPEVPADTALPASFVAVKPIQPNVHTIIVDLTPSEEDIFASFRQRGRRSVRKAEKQGITAETRPATAETMQLMYALYKETAERGGFYLRDYAYYEHFWGSAAQQGRGSFHFAIKDGEPVAGIFVTHFGTKGLYKDGASSKAVGNSGAPYLLQWEVMKHLKSQGVTSYDLHATPPPEAMEDKDHPSYGLGQFKSGFSNDIVSYIGTVDQPVRKIPYMFWQRIGQRAALSLSHRIRHRIYF, encoded by the coding sequence ATGAAACTCCGTTCAGCAACACTCCAGGAAGCCCAGCAGTGGGACCGCCACATCCTCACCAACCCTGACGGCGGGGACCTGCTCCAGAGCACTTTCTTTGCCCAGCAGAAACGGGCCAACGGATGGGTCCCGCGCTACATGGTCTACGAGGCCGAGCACAGCATCTACGCCCTGTTCCTCGTCAAGAAGGTTTATGGCCTGGGCCAGCTCTGGTATTCACCAAAGGGGCCGGGAACGCCCGACGGCGGTCTCTTGAAGGACATCGAGGGAGCCAATGCCGACTACGCACGAAGGCACAAGGACATCTTCCTGTTCACCATGGAACCGGAAGTTCCCGCGGACACGGCTCTGCCGGCGTCGTTCGTCGCTGTGAAGCCCATTCAACCGAACGTGCACACCATCATCGTGGATCTCACACCGAGTGAAGAGGATATTTTCGCAAGCTTTCGCCAGCGCGGTAGGCGGTCCGTCCGCAAAGCAGAGAAGCAAGGCATCACCGCAGAGACGCGTCCAGCGACAGCCGAAACCATGCAGCTGATGTACGCGCTCTACAAAGAGACGGCTGAACGCGGGGGCTTTTACCTGCGTGACTACGCCTACTACGAGCACTTCTGGGGCTCGGCAGCGCAGCAAGGCCGCGGGTCTTTCCACTTCGCCATCAAGGATGGTGAACCCGTCGCCGGCATCTTCGTCACCCACTTTGGTACCAAGGGCCTCTATAAGGACGGCGCCAGCTCGAAGGCTGTCGGCAACTCAGGGGCTCCGTACCTACTGCAGTGGGAAGTCATGAAGCACCTGAAGTCACAGGGCGTCACCAGCTACGACCTCCACGCCACCCCGCCGCCAGAAGCGATGGAAGATAAAGACCATCCCAGCTATGGGCTCGGGCAGTTCAAATCCGGCTTCTCCAACGACATCGTGTCCTACATCGGTACCGTTGATCAGCCCGTCCGGAAAATTCCTTACATGTTCTGGCAGCGGATCGGTCAACGGGCGGCGTTGTCCCTCTCCCACCGAATCCGCCACCGAATCTACTTCTAG
- a CDS encoding lipid II:glycine glycyltransferase FemX — MARFEARHASAQEIAAWDEHVIANPNGGNMMQSQPFLEVKQEQGWTPIHLVIEGEGVVSYNPVLEKSFPGLGKLWYMIKGPDTAFGEDIPDMVEAVAGLVRRDRLRVFAIKIEPDVVDSVGVREQWTARGLVKSYNIQVNDSTAILDVSLDENPLLRTLHSRGRNAIRRAIREGVEVRNVHGNEETFQSMYSMICTAQQGKLSAIPRPYEYYKSFWEKFLSAGLGRFLFVYEDGKPSVGAFVVKYGNKGTYKDGGSVPNRNQYGDSHLLQWTAINQLKAEGITEYDFCGTPPADDVKDKSHPHHGMGLFKTSFTKTVTDFAGCYDLVLSPVKYRLWNTVGERITRQLYWRKYQQPFY; from the coding sequence TTGGCTCGTTTCGAAGCACGTCACGCCTCGGCCCAGGAGATCGCCGCCTGGGACGAGCACGTCATTGCCAATCCCAATGGCGGCAACATGATGCAGTCACAGCCGTTCCTTGAGGTGAAGCAGGAGCAGGGATGGACGCCCATTCACCTGGTCATCGAGGGCGAAGGGGTAGTTTCCTATAACCCCGTACTGGAGAAGAGCTTTCCCGGTCTCGGGAAGCTCTGGTACATGATCAAGGGCCCAGACACAGCCTTCGGTGAGGACATCCCGGACATGGTGGAAGCGGTAGCTGGACTGGTCCGCCGTGACCGGCTCAGGGTCTTCGCCATCAAAATAGAACCCGACGTCGTCGACTCGGTTGGTGTTCGCGAACAGTGGACAGCCAGGGGGCTGGTGAAGTCTTACAACATTCAGGTCAACGACAGCACAGCCATCCTGGACGTGAGTCTGGACGAGAACCCGTTGCTGCGTACCCTGCATTCACGTGGCCGCAATGCTATCCGCCGGGCCATCCGTGAAGGTGTTGAAGTACGGAACGTGCACGGCAACGAAGAAACCTTCCAATCGATGTACTCCATGATCTGCACCGCGCAGCAGGGCAAACTCTCTGCCATCCCCAGGCCTTATGAGTACTACAAGAGTTTCTGGGAGAAGTTCCTTTCTGCCGGTCTTGGCCGATTCCTGTTCGTCTACGAGGACGGAAAGCCTTCGGTGGGAGCGTTCGTCGTCAAGTACGGAAACAAGGGAACCTACAAGGATGGTGGGTCCGTACCCAACCGGAACCAGTACGGCGATTCGCACCTGCTCCAATGGACAGCGATCAACCAGCTCAAGGCCGAAGGCATCACAGAGTACGACTTCTGTGGCACGCCTCCGGCAGACGATGTGAAAGACAAATCACACCCCCATCACGGCATGGGTTTGTTCAAGACGAGCTTCACCAAGACTGTGACGGACTTCGCGGGCTGCTATGACTTGGTGCTCAGTCCAGTGAAGTACCGTTTGTGGAATACCGTGGGCGAGCGAATTACACGACAACTCTACTGGCGTAAATACCAGCAACCGTTTTACTGA
- a CDS encoding threonine/serine ThrE exporter family protein, with amino-acid sequence MKQAKSGKTVRPLPTDALPTTPHTVKPDKSQLASRRMLRKLVQGESPPTQAMSIVERLAGSPYSNPLIARNGPDASARKTLDFALGLAETMFRYGAGALEVETSIIAVTTAFGLENIEVDITNQSVVLNYSPKEHTPTSVLRVVRSWTNNYAGLTQIHQLVTDIIDGGLTRVEASERLKEITTRTKPFARWMVTAAFGIFAAAIVAFIGGGLLGSLIGFGICMAVDLVSRTLGKWRVPEFFAVATSAALVTFTAMGFWWLKVDIEPALVVSAGILLLLPTGRLVSATQDAINGFPVTAGGRYLSAFFVFAGIVAGIAVALVVGLMLGIEQLDVIVSQGSIYPLPVVVVLVFIAVAMICIAEQTDVKLVLPTSLVGVAGYLLYYWVLTLGFGYRLAPAVAAVFIGMLARIVSLKLGAPQLVVAVPAVMFLYPGLTIFRSMYDLSVESEVMTSGAVGLFNALTIILAIAGGVVLGDNLARPFTRGLSSNERRSNRRR; translated from the coding sequence CTGAAACAGGCAAAGTCGGGCAAGACGGTGCGCCCATTGCCCACGGACGCACTGCCTACCACCCCGCACACGGTCAAGCCGGACAAGTCTCAGCTGGCGTCGCGAAGGATGCTGCGCAAACTCGTCCAGGGTGAATCTCCGCCAACCCAGGCGATGAGTATCGTTGAGCGACTCGCCGGAAGCCCGTACTCAAACCCCTTGATCGCACGCAATGGGCCTGATGCCAGCGCTCGTAAAACTCTGGACTTCGCCCTTGGCCTAGCCGAAACCATGTTCCGGTACGGCGCGGGTGCCCTGGAAGTAGAGACAAGCATTATCGCGGTGACCACGGCGTTCGGCCTCGAAAACATCGAAGTCGACATCACCAATCAGTCCGTGGTGTTGAATTACTCGCCCAAGGAGCACACGCCGACGTCGGTCCTGCGCGTCGTCCGGTCGTGGACCAATAACTATGCTGGCCTCACCCAAATTCACCAGTTGGTGACGGACATCATCGATGGTGGGCTCACACGTGTCGAGGCCTCCGAAAGACTGAAAGAGATCACCACACGCACCAAACCCTTCGCTCGTTGGATGGTGACGGCCGCGTTCGGTATCTTCGCCGCAGCGATCGTCGCGTTCATCGGCGGAGGCCTGCTGGGCTCACTCATAGGCTTTGGGATCTGCATGGCGGTGGATCTCGTCTCCCGAACGCTGGGCAAATGGCGTGTTCCCGAGTTCTTCGCTGTTGCGACGTCAGCGGCGCTTGTGACGTTCACCGCCATGGGGTTCTGGTGGCTGAAAGTGGACATCGAGCCTGCACTGGTGGTCTCCGCCGGGATACTTCTCCTCTTGCCAACTGGACGTCTTGTCTCAGCTACCCAGGACGCGATCAACGGTTTCCCCGTCACCGCCGGCGGAAGGTACCTGTCCGCCTTCTTTGTCTTCGCTGGCATTGTCGCCGGAATCGCCGTCGCGCTGGTGGTTGGCCTCATGTTGGGTATAGAGCAGTTGGACGTCATCGTCTCGCAGGGATCCATTTATCCGCTGCCCGTGGTGGTGGTGCTGGTGTTCATAGCGGTGGCCATGATTTGTATCGCGGAACAGACCGACGTGAAACTTGTGCTGCCGACGTCGCTGGTCGGTGTGGCAGGCTACCTGCTGTACTACTGGGTGCTGACGTTGGGCTTCGGATACCGGCTGGCACCAGCCGTAGCTGCTGTTTTCATTGGAATGCTGGCCAGGATCGTGTCGCTGAAACTCGGTGCACCTCAGCTGGTTGTCGCTGTCCCAGCCGTCATGTTCCTCTACCCCGGGCTGACTATCTTCCGCTCCATGTATGACCTGAGCGTGGAATCAGAAGTCATGACCAGCGGCGCCGTCGGGTTGTTCAATGCCTTGACTATCATTCTGGCGATTGCTGGCGGCGTGGTCCTTGGCGACAACTTGGCCAGGCCCTTCACCCGTGGTCTCAGCAGCAACGAACGTCGAAGCAACCGACGCCGCTAG
- a CDS encoding uracil-DNA glycosylase, protein MNSDEALFTLPSEEPAPLLFASPATVDDVVGPGWAGPMASAEPQLHELAAFLQSELDAGRPFLPSSENILRAFQQPLEQVRVLIVGQDPYPTPGHSVGLAFAVNKGVRPLPRSLNNIYRELATDVGISTAPHGDLSGWTRQGVLLLNRCLTVGVSDAGSHRNRGWENVTDLAVRALVTSRRRTGQPMAAILWGRDAQKLAPLLEDIPTVESVHPSPLSAARGFFGSRPFSRVNEMLVAQGGDPVDWRLDP, encoded by the coding sequence GTGAACTCCGATGAAGCACTTTTCACCCTGCCCAGTGAGGAACCTGCGCCCCTGCTCTTCGCGTCCCCGGCAACAGTCGACGACGTGGTTGGGCCCGGATGGGCGGGGCCAATGGCGTCCGCGGAACCTCAGCTGCATGAACTCGCAGCGTTTCTGCAGAGCGAACTGGACGCTGGACGGCCGTTCTTGCCGTCATCGGAGAACATTCTGCGCGCCTTTCAGCAACCGCTGGAACAGGTCCGTGTTCTCATCGTTGGGCAGGATCCTTACCCCACACCGGGGCATTCAGTGGGCCTCGCGTTCGCTGTCAACAAAGGGGTTCGCCCACTGCCGCGAAGCCTGAACAACATCTACCGCGAGTTGGCCACGGATGTGGGGATCTCGACTGCCCCGCACGGGGATCTTTCGGGGTGGACTCGGCAGGGGGTACTTCTGCTCAACCGATGCCTCACCGTTGGTGTCAGCGATGCCGGTTCCCACCGAAACCGAGGGTGGGAAAACGTGACAGATCTGGCCGTCCGTGCACTGGTGACGAGCCGACGTCGGACCGGTCAACCAATGGCGGCAATTCTTTGGGGACGCGACGCACAGAAGCTAGCGCCCCTCCTTGAAGATATTCCCACTGTGGAATCCGTCCACCCCAGTCCGTTGTCCGCCGCACGCGGGTTCTTTGGGTCGCGGCCGTTCAGCCGCGTCAACGAAATGCTGGTCGCACAGGGTGGGGACCCCGTGGACTGGCGGTTAGATCCGTGA
- a CDS encoding DUF3263 domain-containing protein yields the protein MAQPEAIIHEDAVDQESPLSARDQQMLALERQWWKYAGAKEQAIRELFDLSATRYYQILNALIDTEDALAHDPMLVKRLRRLRTTRQRARTARRLGHEA from the coding sequence ATGGCCCAGCCCGAAGCAATCATCCATGAGGATGCCGTTGACCAAGAAAGCCCTCTGAGCGCTCGTGACCAGCAGATGCTCGCCCTGGAGCGGCAGTGGTGGAAGTACGCTGGGGCCAAAGAGCAGGCCATCCGCGAACTGTTTGATCTCTCCGCTACGCGTTACTACCAAATCCTCAACGCCCTCATCGACACAGAGGACGCGCTGGCCCATGACCCCATGTTGGTCAAGAGATTGCGTAGACTACGAACAACCCGGCAGCGCGCCAGAACGGCCCGGCGGTTGGGCCACGAAGCTTAA
- a CDS encoding LytR C-terminal domain-containing protein yields the protein MTQYPRDEFDKVPESTSRQGVHRERLVTPGSGGLGLIITVGLLALLVGLAAYFVLPRMGLNAGDDGTASVSTAQTSSPASTDSASASASASASADPTEDPPANPETSEPAVEESAEPTEPAATVNKSQSVAVMNATVVPGLANSAAQRISANGWTPGAITNWAGQPLQASIIYYNGSEQLPNAQALSALLGIPTLVDSAAVGPLAVVLGPGFQ from the coding sequence ATGACCCAGTATCCACGCGACGAGTTCGATAAGGTTCCGGAGTCAACGTCCCGTCAGGGTGTTCACCGCGAACGGCTCGTTACTCCTGGTTCCGGTGGCCTTGGCTTGATCATCACGGTGGGCCTGCTGGCACTGCTTGTGGGACTCGCGGCCTATTTTGTCCTCCCGAGAATGGGGTTGAACGCCGGTGATGACGGCACGGCATCGGTGTCTACAGCACAGACCTCCTCGCCCGCCTCCACGGATTCAGCCAGTGCGTCGGCAAGTGCTTCCGCGAGCGCGGATCCAACCGAGGACCCTCCGGCCAACCCCGAAACGAGCGAACCAGCCGTGGAAGAAAGCGCTGAGCCCACCGAGCCCGCTGCCACGGTCAATAAGAGCCAGTCTGTAGCGGTCATGAACGCGACTGTGGTCCCGGGGCTGGCCAACAGCGCAGCCCAACGCATCAGCGCTAATGGCTGGACTCCTGGAGCCATCACGAACTGGGCTGGACAACCATTGCAGGCGTCGATCATTTACTACAACGGATCTGAGCAGCTACCGAACGCCCAAGCGCTAAGCGCGTTGCTTGGCATCCCAACGCTTGTGGACTCCGCTGCCGTTGGACCTCTTGCCGTTGTCCTGGGACCTGGATTCCAGTAA